In Risungbinella massiliensis, the genomic stretch ACAAAATCATAAAAAAGACCTCTATCGAAGAGGTCTTTTTTATCTAACTCTACTAATTAGTAGGTTCAGCATAGTAGATATATGTTTTTCGGTTCTCATCTACTTCGGAAGACGTTTTCACCCACTCCGTCTCCCCAAGTTGATAAAAATCACTTGCCAAATGCAAAAGTGCATCTTTCGGATCCGTATAGATATACTCTTTTACAATGGGATGTTCCTTTTGCCCTTCATGAAAGTGGCGAAACTCTACCTTTATTCCATTCCAACTTTGTTCAAACACGTAGACCGGATCTTCGCCACTCTCTTCTTCATCTAGCTCAACGTATATTACATAGCATTCCTTTTCCATAGAAGTGCTACGTAACTGATACACATTTCGGTCCCGAACCCAATAATCACAGTGGAGACGTAATAAAATCTCTTCTAGTTTTATCCCTTTATAATGTGAAAGGACTGGGTACTCCTCATCATCAGCTGTTAATAATCGATACTCTAGGAACATTTTCGTCTCCTTCACATACTAATAGGTAAGAAATATGATTCATTTCCTGTGATAGCTCCACCTACTCTAGTAACAATCGCAGAAGCTTGACCATTTATTAAAAAAGATCCCCATAAAAGTCTGCCATGGTACTCACCTTGAAGAGTCATTGTAGAAATTGCCTCTAGCTCTACTGCCTCTTGATATACCATTTGTTGTTGCCAATAGAGCGTTCCGTTATCTTTTGCTAGCAATTCACCATCCGAACCAAAAATGGCTACTGCTCCTCCTTCTCTTCCAAAAAAAGGCTTTTGGACGAAAGGAGTCCGTTTAGAAGAAAAATGGTTCTCTAAATAAGTAGGTAAGAGATAAGTGCGAATAATTTCATGCTCTTCGGGAAGATAAAAATCTCCTTGCTCTGATATACTCCAAATCAGAGCTTGAAATGCTTTGGTCTGAGCTAGAAAAGCGGAAGGTGGATTAATAATTCCTAATTTCTTTTTAGCAACTGTATCCAATACTTTGCTACCAAAAAGAAAACCATCTGACGTTTGATCCTTAGCCAAATACTCCAACGCATGGAGACGATACCAAATGTCTACCTGCTCATAGTCATTTTGTGCTGGGTTCCAAGCGTAGAGAGTTTCTGTATCTGGGTGAAGAGCTAGCTGATCGATCGGAACAAAACGTCCAGATAGCCCTGACTGTTGAAGTAAGTATTTGGTCGTACCAGCATCTTCACGATGCCAACCGAGAGAAGAAAATACGATATGGTCTGTAATATAGCCTAACTTAGTATAAACTGATATGAGATCATGAAATGCCTCTGTAATCTTCTTCGATTCTCCTGCGTTGGGATCTTCCAAGCCAAAG encodes the following:
- a CDS encoding glutathionylspermidine synthase family protein, translated to MKFRRSFHSPTIYQQQRQTLYQGIREEGIFNWDLFPKEEYALASVYQLSATLKEEIQFATEALGAIFHKTIEVVRSGSDELLEELGIPKETWGAIRLHLPYCHTTAIGRFDFANTPNGLKVLEFNSDTPTSLVEAFYVNGKVCDFFGLEDPNAGESKKITEAFHDLISVYTKLGYITDHIVFSSLGWHREDAGTTKYLLQQSGLSGRFVPIDQLALHPDTETLYAWNPAQNDYEQVDIWYRLHALEYLAKDQTSDGFLFGSKVLDTVAKKKLGIINPPSAFLAQTKAFQALIWSISEQGDFYLPEEHEIIRTYLLPTYLENHFSSKRTPFVQKPFFGREGGAVAIFGSDGELLAKDNGTLYWQQQMVYQEAVELEAISTMTLQGEYHGRLLWGSFLINGQASAIVTRVGGAITGNESYFLPISM